One Lacunisphaera limnophila DNA window includes the following coding sequences:
- a CDS encoding ABC transporter ATP-binding protein, translated as MNPAAPAVVVERLSFGYKSKLVDDHDLLFRDFSLKLMAGQFVALMGGSGSGKSTFAKLLAGTLTHEPAAITWRTDFTDRLSDIVYIDQAPMNAVFPWHSIRKNIMWPLESLGWNKTEIDSRTDELLELFGLQHLANSFPAHVSGGELQRLAVARSLSWKPKCLILDENFSMLDRRTKDVITHGLRQLSTRGQMTILLITHNLSDAMALADRCIIIGQRPVRVLGDFSVPLAFPRNEESREYQEAQEPLIEILRHGHL; from the coding sequence ATGAATCCCGCTGCGCCCGCAGTCGTGGTCGAAAGACTCAGTTTTGGCTACAAGTCAAAGCTGGTTGATGATCACGATCTGCTCTTTAGGGATTTCTCTTTAAAATTGATGGCAGGTCAGTTCGTCGCCCTCATGGGCGGCAGTGGAAGTGGGAAAAGCACCTTCGCCAAACTGCTGGCCGGGACGCTCACGCACGAGCCTGCTGCGATCACGTGGCGGACAGACTTTACGGATCGGTTGTCCGATATCGTTTACATTGACCAAGCACCCATGAATGCGGTCTTCCCCTGGCATTCGATTCGCAAGAATATCATGTGGCCCTTGGAGTCGCTGGGCTGGAACAAGACCGAGATTGATAGCCGTACTGATGAATTGCTCGAATTATTTGGGCTTCAACATCTGGCCAACAGCTTTCCGGCCCACGTATCTGGAGGAGAACTTCAGCGCTTGGCAGTCGCGCGCAGCCTCTCCTGGAAGCCCAAGTGCCTAATTCTAGACGAGAATTTCTCGATGCTGGATCGACGGACCAAGGATGTAATCACCCATGGCCTGCGTCAGCTCTCCACCCGTGGTCAGATGACTATTCTGCTTATCACGCATAATCTTTCTGATGCGATGGCACTTGCGGATCGTTGCATAATTATCGGGCAACGCCCCGTCCGAGTCTTGGGAGACTTTTCAGTTCCTCTCGCGTTCCCTCGGAATGAGGAATCGCGTGAATATCAGGAAGCCCAAGAACCACTTATCGAGATCCTACGCCATGGCCATCTCTAG
- a CDS encoding ABC transporter substrate-binding protein, whose protein sequence is MKKLSHSLLAITLWLGSAWQAFGQQALPADSQPPVSIKVAYAPVVLNVPLFLGQTQGLFKSNGIEVEAKLFTSANEMINALVANQVDAVTGVSMVPILNLEAQFPGRVRIILHSKMSEASPYDSIVTRADSALKKLDDLKGHKVGLYPGTTALNLLKAFLKSRGIDPASVELIQLPPSSHISALQSGAIDALFAYEPTLTALLKQKEYRKLFGSVYVAMLEPSPISCSVISRKFETEHPEAAKRFSETLGQAVLLARNDPAGARNSLSGFTKLAPEVIPHVNLVADVLPTETDLKNVQQFSDLMREIGELPKSVDAAALLAPTK, encoded by the coding sequence ATGAAAAAACTATCGCATTCATTATTGGCCATCACCCTTTGGCTTGGATCCGCTTGGCAGGCCTTTGGGCAACAAGCTTTGCCTGCTGATAGCCAACCGCCAGTATCAATCAAAGTGGCGTACGCACCTGTGGTGTTGAATGTGCCGTTATTCTTGGGCCAGACACAGGGTCTGTTCAAAAGCAACGGTATCGAGGTCGAAGCCAAACTCTTCACCAGCGCGAACGAGATGATCAACGCATTGGTGGCTAATCAGGTTGATGCGGTAACTGGGGTTTCCATGGTGCCCATTCTCAACCTGGAGGCACAATTTCCAGGGCGAGTGCGAATCATCCTGCACAGCAAAATGAGCGAGGCTTCCCCGTACGATAGTATCGTTACCCGAGCGGACAGTGCCTTGAAGAAACTGGATGACCTTAAGGGTCATAAGGTCGGCCTTTATCCCGGGACTACGGCGCTAAATTTGCTCAAAGCCTTCCTGAAAAGCCGCGGAATTGATCCAGCATCCGTCGAATTGATTCAGCTCCCGCCATCCAGCCATATTTCAGCTCTACAATCGGGTGCCATTGACGCGTTGTTTGCCTATGAGCCCACACTCACGGCGCTCCTTAAGCAAAAAGAATACCGCAAGCTTTTCGGCTCTGTCTACGTCGCCATGCTCGAGCCCAGCCCGATCTCATGCTCTGTGATTTCTCGCAAATTCGAGACTGAACACCCGGAAGCCGCCAAGCGTTTCAGTGAAACATTGGGACAGGCGGTTTTACTCGCACGCAACGATCCGGCTGGGGCACGGAACTCGCTTTCCGGATTTACCAAGCTAGCCCCCGAGGTCATACCACATGTCAACCTTGTCGCTGATGTTTTGCCCACGGAAACTGACCTTAAGAACGTGCAGCAATTCAGTGATCTGATGAGAGAAATTGGCGAACTGCCGAAGTCGGTGGATGCCGCTGCCCTTTTGGCGCCGACAAAATGA